Genomic DNA from Streptomyces sp. PCS3-D2:
CCGCGAGCGCGGCGGCGAACCGCTGCCCTGCGACTTCAACCTCAGGACCACCCAGTGGGGCGACCCGGTCACCAGCGACATGCACGAGGTCCTGGAGCGCGCCGACGCCGTCGTCGCCACCGGCATGACCCTGAGCAACGGCTCCTTCGACGTCATCCTGGACCGCTGCCGCACCCGTGGAATCCCGCTCGTCGTCTACGCCCAGAGCGGCAGCGCCGTGGCCCGTGCCTTCCTCGGTGCCGGGGTGACCGCCCTGTCCGCCGAGCCGTTCCCCTTCTCCCAGTTCAGCGCCGACCCGACCACGCTGTACCGCTACCGGACGGCGGCCCCGGCGTGATCCCGGCGACCCGCCGCGACTCCCCCGCCGCCGACCGCCACGGAGCCGGGCACGCGCCCTGCCACCACGGCGAGATCCTCCAGGGCGTCTTCCTCGACGCCGCCGGGCGCCGCTGCGCCGGCCTGGTCACCCTGCCCATGGGCGGCCCGGGGAGCCGGGCCGCGTTCACCCGGCGGCCCGGCACCCCGCCGGAGCGGCTGGGCGTGCGGCCCGGCGACCGTACGAAGGCCGCGCGCGCGGCGGCCCTGGCCGTCGAGGAGTGCTCCCGGCGGTGCGGCGAGCCGCCCTGTGGCGGGGAGCTGCGGCTCTCCGGAGACATCCCGGTGGGGCTGGGCATGGGCAGTTCCACCAGCGACGTCATCGCGGCGGTCCGCGCGGTGGCGGACTCCTACGGGATGCGGCTGCCGGCCGCCGCCGTCGCCCGGCTCGCGGTCCGCGCCGAGCTGGCCTGCGACCCCCTGATGCTCGACACCCGCCCGGTGCTGTTCGCCCAGCGCGAGGGGCGGGTGCTGGAGGTGCTCGGTCACCGCCTGCCGCCCCTCGTGGTCGTGGGCTGCGCGCTCGGCGGGGGCGCGCCCGTGGACACCCTCTCGCTCCCGGCCCGGGCGCTCGACGACCACGACGTACGCGCCTTCGAGCGGCTGCGGGTGCTGCTGCGGCGGGCCGTGGCCACCGGCGACGCCGCCCTGCTCGGCCGGGTGGCGACGGCGAGCGCCCGGCGCGGGCAACGGCTCCTGCGCCACCCGGAGTTCGACGCACTCGTCGGCATCGCCGGGCGGCTGGAGGCCGTAGGGGTCCAGATCGCGCACAGCGGCGCGGTCGCCGGGCTGCTGCTGGATGCGGCCGCCCCGGGGCTGCGCCACCGGATCCGCGGCTGCGTGCGGGCCCTGGAGAGCGAAGGCATCCCCGTCACCCGCACGTTCACGACCTTCCCGGCCCCTCCCGGCTGCTCCGCCCCGCCAGGCCGGGCGGACCGGGCGGACCGGCCAGACCTTCCGAACGTCCCGACGACCAAGGAGTCCCCGAGTGGACCAGCACATCGCGGAGGCCATCGGCCGACCGGACCTGATACGCCTCGACGACCGGCTCGTCTGCCTGCGCTTTGAGACCATGAAGGTGGTCTCCGCCCTCGCCGCGGTCCGCCACCTCCTCGACACGGGAGCGGTGCGGCCCGGCGACACCCTGCTGGACAGCTCCAGCGGGATCTACGCGTACGCCCTCGCGCTGGCCTGCCACCGGCACGGCATGCGCTGCCACATCGTCGGCTCGACGACGGTCGACCGCACCCTGCGCACCCAACTCGCCGTCCTCGGCGCGACCCTGGAGCAGATGGAGCCCTGCAGCGACCTGAAACTGGACCAGAAACGGCGCGTCGAGCGCGTACACGAGATCCTCGCCGAACACCCCAGCCACCACTGGATGCGGCAGTACCACGACGACGTCCACTACCTGGGCTACCGGGCCGTGGCCGACCTGATCCGCCGGTCGGCGCGCGGTGCGGAACTCACCGTCGTCGGCGGGGTCGGCTCGGGGGCCTCGACCGGAGCCCTCGCCCACTACCTGCGCGAGGAGGCGCCCGGTACCGAGCTGGTCGGCGTACAGCCCTTCGGCAGCGTCACCTTCGGTGCGGAGCACGTCGCCGACCCTGAGATCATCATCGCGGGCATCGGCAGCTCCATCCCCTTCGGCAACGTCCGCCATGCGTCCTACGACGCGCTCCACTGGATCTCGTTCGACGCCGCCCTCGCCGGCGGCGTCGACCTGCTGCGCCGGCACGCGGTGTTCGCCGGGCTGTCCAGCGGGGCCGGCTACCTCGCCGCCCGCTGGGAGCGCGACCGCTCGCCCGGTCGCACGGTCCTCTTCGTCGCCGCCGACACCGGTCACCGCTACGTGGACACCGTGTACGCGCGGCACCGCGAGGCCGTCCCCATCGGCTCGCTGGCTCCCCGCCAGGTCACCCGCCGGGAGGAACTGGCCCTGCCCTGGTCCCGGATGGACTGGAACCGGGCGGACGCCCCCGCGTAGGGATGCGGCGGGCTGCGGACCCGCTTCCCGGGGCGTGCGGTCCGGAGCCGATGGTGGTGCGCCGGCCCCGGTCTTCCCGCTCCATCCAGGCCGGGTGGAGCGGGAAGACCGGGGCCCGCACACGGCGTCCGTACGCCGTCCACGGAGCCTGGCGGCGACAGTCCGAAGGTGCGAAGGCGCTCCGAGGGTGCTGCAATGAGCTGGAGTGCTGCCCCTGCACCGTGCGGCGGGGAATGCGCCGCACGGAAACAGGCGGCGGCCCACGGCCGGTCACCCCCCACCGGACAGCACGTGAGGAGCCGTGATGAGCGACGACATCGAAACGATGGGGCCCGTCGACTACCTGATCGTCGAGTTCCCCGGCAACAGGATGACCGGTGAGGGCTTCCCCCTGCTCGTCGATCTGGTGGAACGCAACATCATCCGCATCCTCGACCTGGTCTTCGTCCGCAAGGATGCTGACGGTTCGGTCGTCGCACTGGAACTGAAGGACGCCGGCGGCGGTGAGATGGACCTCTCCGTCTTCGAGGGCGCGGCCTCCGGCCTGCTGGGCCAGGACGACATCGACGAGGCCGGTGCCGCTCTGGAAGCGGGCAGCTCGGCCGGCATCCTGGTGTACGAGAACGTCTGGGCGGCGCCGTTCGCCCGCGCCCTGCGGCGCGGCGGCGCGCAGTTGGTGGCCGGCGGCAGGATTCCCGTCCAGGCGCTGCTGGCCTCGCTCGACGCCATGGAGGCGTGAGCGCGGACCGCGGGCCGCGGGCGGCAGCAGTCCCGACTCCCCGTCCCGCGGCACATGACGACCTGCGGACCGGACGCGCGTTGCGGCCGTCCGCCCTTCGGCAACCTGGGAGATGACGCCCCATGCCCGGACTTCTTCGTGGAGTCGCCCGCACCGCCGTCGTGGCCGGGACGGCCACCGCGGTCTCCAACCGCGTATCGCGGCGGCAGGCGGGCCGCTGGTCCCAGCAGGAGTACGAACAGCAGCAGGCCGCGGCGCCGCCGCCCCCGCCGCAACCGGCCCAGGCCGCTCCTCCCCCTCCGCCGCCCCCCGGCGACGACATGAGCAGCAAGCTCGACCAACTGCAGAAGCTGGGCGAGTTGAAGGCCCAGGGGCTGCTGACCGAGGAGGAGTTCGCCCAGCAGAAGGCCAGGCTCCTCGCCGGCTGACCGGCCGCTCGGTGGCGGGGGACGGGAAGGGATGACCCATGACGGCACCGCGCACCCCGGCGCCCGCCGAGCCGCCCCCGGAGGGCGACCGGCTGCGGGACATGCTGCGCACGCCGGGCTACCTCAAGCTCCTCGTCCTGTGTGCGCTCATCGGCATCCCGGTCTCCCTGGCGGCGTTCTGGTTCCTGGTCGCCCTGCACGAGCTGGAGCACCTGGTGTGGGCCGATCTTCCGGAGGCGCTCGGCTGGAGCGGCCCACCCTGGTGGTGGCCGGTGCCGCTGCTGCTGCTGGCCGGCGTCCTGGTCGGGCTGGTGGTGACCCGCATGCCCGGCGCCGGCGGCCACATCCCCGCCTCGGGGCTGCACGCGGGAGGGGCCACCTCGGCCGCGCTGCCCGGCGTCATCCTGGCGGCGGTGCTCAGCCTGCCGCTGGGTGCGGCCCTCGGCCCGGAGGCCCCGCTGATCGCACTCGGCGGCGGGCTCGCGCTGCTGTTCCGGGACTTGGCCCAGGCGCCCACGACCCCGCAGAGCACGGCGATCCTGGGCGCGGCGGGGGCGGCCGCGGCCATCTCCGCGATCTTCGGCAACCCGCTGATCGGCGCCGTGCTGCTGATGGAGGTGGCCGGGGTGGGCGGACCGCAACTCTTCGCGATCATGCTGCCGGCGCTGCTGTCCAGCGGGGTCGGCGAGCTCGTGTTCACCGGCTTCGGCCGCTGGACGGGCCTGGCGACGGGCAGCCTGAAGCTGGACCTGGACGGCCCCTTCCCCCGCCTCGACGCCCCCGACGTGCTGTGGTCACTGCTGCTGGCGGTCGTCCTGGGCGTCTTCATGCACCTGGTGCTGGCCGGCGGCCGGTTCGCCTCCGTGTACGTGGCCAGGCGGCCCGTGGCCCACACGGCCGTCTGCGCCGTGGCCGCCGGTGCCGCCGCAGCGCTCTACGCGCTGGTCACCGGCAACTCCCCGGTGGACGTCGCCTCGTCGGGCCAGGCCGTCATGGCCGACATGGCCGCCGATCCGCAGGCCTGGGGCATCGGGGCGCTGATCGCGGTCCTGCTGTGCAAGGGCGCGGCGTACGCGCTCTGCCTGGGCAGCCTGCGCGGCGGGCCGGTCTTCCCCGCCCTGTTCCTGGGAGCGGCCGCGGGTCTGCTGTTCGCGCCACTGCCGGGGCTGGGCGTCATTCCGGGCCTCGCGGCCGGCATGGCCGCCGCCACCACGTGCGCGCTGCGGATCCCGGTCAGCAGCGTGGTGCTCGTCGTGCTCCTGCTCGGCAGCGGCGCGATGATCCCCGTGATCATCCTCGCGTCCGTGGTCGCCTTCGTGGTCACCGAACTGCTGCCGCCCGGGCCCGAGGTGGCGCCAGTGGGCCTGCCGGTCGCGACCCGCGGGGCCGGAGCGAAGTGAGGAAGGAGCACGTCATGGCAGATCACGTGAGCGGAGTCCGGCCGAAGGCCGCTGCGCCGGCCGCCGGCAGGGCCGGCTTGGGCGCCCTGGACGGCTGGCTGTACTTCGCCGGGTTCCTGATGGTCTTCGGCGGCCTGGCGACGTTGTCCTCGGGCATCTCCGCGATCGCCGGGGACGAGGTCTTCCTCTCCACCCCGGACTACGCCTACGCGTTCGGCCTCACGGGCTGGGGCTGGGTCCAGCTCGTCCTGGGCGTCGTCCTCTTCTGCGCCGGAATCGCCGTGCTCCGGGGCGCCCTGTGGGCCCGAGTCGTCGGCATCGTGTTCGCGGGTCTCAGCATGGTCTCCGGCTTCATGTGGCTTCCGTACGCGCCGTTGCGGACCCTGGTACTCCTGGCCGTCGACGGCCTGATCGTCTGGGCGCTGTGCACGGCCCCCCGTCCGACGAAGGACTGAGCCGCGGTGCCGGCGGAAGCCGCGCGGCCGACTCCCCTGGTGCTCGTGGTCGGCGTGTCCGGGTCGGGCAAGACCACGGTGGCCCGGCTACTCGCCGACCGACTCGGCTGGCCCCACCGGGACGCAGACGAGTTCCACTCCCCGGCCAACCGGGCCAAGATGGCCGCCGGACACCCCCTTGACGACGCCGACCGGGCTCCCTGGCTGGCGGCCATCGGCGCCTGGATGGACCAGGAGGCCGGGGCGCACCGCCCCGCCGTCGTCACCTGCTCGGCGCTCAAGCGCTCCTACCGGGACCGGCTGCTGCGCGGGCGGCCCGGGGCGCGCCTGGTGTACCTGCACGGCACGCCGGAGCTCGTACAGGCCCGGCTGGGCGCCCGGCACGGCCACTTCTTCCCGCCGGCCCTGCTGGACAGCCAGTTCGCCGACCTCCAGGAACCGGGACCCGACGAGCACCCCGTGATCGTGGAGGTCGACCAGCCGCCGCGGGCCGTGGCGGCGGCCGCGCTCTCGTTGCTGGGCCTCTCCGCCCCTTCCCCGCCGTCCGAGGAGGCTCCCATGTCCGCACAGACGCCCCGGTCCGCAGGCCCGACGGGTGAGCAGTGGGAGCTGCGTCACGGCGGGCAACGCGCCTTCGTCGTCGAACTCGGCGGCGCCCTGCGCCACTACGAGGCCGACGGCGTGGCCCTGTTGGACGGGTTCGCCGCCGATGAGCCCGTCACCTCGGGGCGCGGCCAGATCCTCGTACCCTGGCCCAACCGGGTCGGCGGCGGACGCTATCACTTCGACGGAGCGGACCTGCAGCTCCCCCTGAGCGAGCCGGAGCGGCACAACGCGATCCACGGGCTGCTGCGCTGGACCCCGTGGCGGCTGCTCGCCCACTCCGGGAACGCCGTGCGGGTGGGCACCACCCTTCACCCACAGCCCGGATACCCCTTCCTGCTGGAGGTGTTCGCCGAGTACCGGCTCGACGACGACGGCCTGGAGGTGGTGGTCCGCGCCGTCAACACGGGCGTGGCGCGGGCCCCGTACGGCGTGGGGCAGCACCCGTACCTGACGGTCGGCACCGGTCTCGTCGACACGGCACTGCTGACCGTGCCCGCCCGCCACCGGCTGACCGCCGACGACGAGGGCCTACCGACCGGCGAGGTGCCCGTCGCGGGCACGGAGTACGACTTCCGCTCCGCCCGGCCCATCGGTGCGGGAGCGCTGGACACCGCCTTCACCGGGCTCGCACGCGAAGCGGACGGGCGGGCCGTGGTCCGGCTGGCGCACCCGGCGGGCCACCGCGGTACCGACCTGTGGCTCGGCGAGGGCACCCGGTACGTGCAGGTCTACACGGGCGACACGCTGGCCGAGCCCGGGCGGCGCCGTCGCGGTGTCGCCGTGGAGGCGATGTCCTGTCCGGCGGACGCCTTCCGCACCGGCAGCGGGCTGACCGTCCTGGAACCGGGGGCCGGCCATACGCTGCGCTGGGGTCTGCGCCCCTGGACGGCCACCGGCTGAGGCGGCGATCCGATGACCCGGCACCCCGCACCGCCCGTCCCCCGGCTCATGAGCGCCGAGGACTTCCGCATGCTGTACGAGCGGCTGCGCGGGACGGCCCGGCCCGGCCCGGACGGCGTGCGGCGCGGGGCGCTGCGCCATCTGACACCCGCCCGTGTGGCCGCGGCCGCGGCCGGGGTCCGGCTCGGCCGTACGGTGTCCCTGGCGGCGCCGATCGAGACCCGGCCGGGCCCGGACGACCCGGAGCCGGCCCAGCACCGGATGACGGGGCCCGCACCCGGCGAGGCCGGGGCCCCGGGACTGCACTTCGCCCTCGACCGGTTCGCCATGAACGTCCACGGGGACGCCGACAGCCACCTCGACGCGCTGAACCACGTGCTGTTCGACGGCGAGTTGCACGGCGGGGTCCCGGCCGGGGACCCGGCCGCCCCGGAGGTCCGGTCACTCTCCGTGGACCTGGTCCGCGAGGGCATCGTCGGGCGGGGTGTGCTGCTGGACGTTCCGCGCCTGCGGGACGTGCCCTGGCTGGAGCCGGGGGAGCACGTGACGGCGGACGACCTGACGGCCGCGGAGGCCGCCCAGGGGGTCCGCGTCGGCCCCGGGGACCTGCTGCTGGTACGGGTGGGGCACCGGCGCCGCCGCAGGGAGCTCGGGCCGTGGGAGGCGGCCGTGGCGCGCGCCGGCCTGCACCCCTCCGCCATGCCGTTCCTGGCCGAACGGGAGGTCGCCGTCCTGGGCGGCGACGGCAACAACGACACCGCGCCCAGCGCGGTGGCGGACGTCGCCTTCCCCGTGCACGTCCTGGCGGTGCAGGCGATGGGAGTGCACCTCATGGACTACCTGCAGCTGGAAGAACTGGCGGGGGCCTGCGCGCGGGCCGGCCGGTGGAGCTTCCTGTGCGTGGTCGCGCCGCTGCGGCTGCCGGGCGCCACCGGCTCTCCGGTGAACCCGATCGCCGTGCTGTGACGGCGCTCCGCCCCGGGGCGGGCCCGGCCCGGTCGCCGACCGGCTCGCGGGCGGCTAGCTTCGAATGGGTGGGAATGCTGGGTCTCCGCTCCGCGGAGTGGCAGGCTCCGGTCCGACGGACGGGGCCACGAGCCCAAGGACGGTGGTCGACGTGGGCGACTCTCCCCACTACGACGTGATCATCATCGGCACCGGCGCCGGGGGCGGCACCCTCGCCCACCGGCTGGCCCCCTCCGGCAAGCGCGTGCTCCTCCTCGAACGCGGCGGCTACCTGCCGCGGGAGCGGGACAACTGGGATTCCAGCGCCGTGTTCGTCAAGGGCAAGTACCGGGCTCCGGAGTTCTGGTTCGACCAGCACGGCAACGCGTTCCCGCCGGAGGTCAACTACTACGTCGGCGGGAACACCAAGTTCTACGGAGCCGCCCTCTTCCGGCTGCGGCCCGAGGACTTCGGCGAGATCCGGCACCACGGCGGCATCTCCCCCGCCTGGCCGCTGCGGTACGAGGACCTGGAGCCGTACTACACGCAGGCCGAGCACCTCTACCGGGTGCACGGGCGGCACGGGGAGGACCCGGGCGAGGGGCCGGTGAGCGCGCAGTACGCCCACCCTCCGGTCGCACACGAGCCACGCATCCAGCAGTTGAGCGACGACCTGGAGCGGAAGGGACTGCACCCCTTCCACCTGCCCATCGGGGTCGACCTCGTCCAGGACGCCGACGGGCGGGCCGCCCCCTCCAGCGCGTGCATCCGCTGCGATCGGGTGGACGGCTTCCCCTGCCTGGTGCGCGGCAAGTCCGACGCCCAGGTGGTCTGCGTGGAACCCGCCCTGGAACATCCCAACGTGGAGCTGATCACCGATGCCCGCGTGGTCCGGCTGGAGACCGACGCGTCGGGGCGCAGTGTCACCGCCGCCGTCGCCAGGCTCGCGGACGGCTCCGAGACCCGGTTCCGCGCGGACGTCGTGGTCGTCTCCTGCGGGGCGGTCAACTCCGCCGCCCTGCTGCTGGCCTCGGCCGGCGACCGTCATCCCCGGGGGCTGGCCAACAGCTCCGGCGTGGTCGGCCGGCACTACATGCGGCACAACAACCTGGCCCTGATGGCGGTGTCGAGGGAGCCCAACCCCACGCAATTCCAGAAGACCCTGGCGCTGCACGACTGGTACCTGGGAGCGGACGACTGGGACTTCCCGCTCGGCGGCATCCAGATGCTCGGCAAGTCGGACGCCGCGCAGATTCACGGGGAGGCGCCGCGCTGGGCCGGGGCGGTCACGCCGGACATGCCCTTCGAGGTGCTGGCGCACCACGCGGTCGACTTCTGGCTGTGCGGCGAGGACCTTCCGATGCCCGACAACCGCGTCACCCTGGACGGTGCCGGCGCCATCCACCTCGCGCTCGACGAGAAGAACAACACGGAGGGCCTGAACCGGCTCCGGCACAAGCTCCAGGGCATGCTCGGACACCTGGGCATGCACGAGCACCACCTGCTGCCGCACAGCATCTACCTGCACAAGGGAATGCCGATCGGGGCGACCGCGCACCAGGCGGGAACCGTCCGCTTCGGCACGGACCCGGCCTCCTCGGCCCTGGACGTCAACTGCAAGGCCCACGACCTCGACAACCTCTACGTGGTCGACACGAGCTTCTTCCCGAGCATCGGCGCGGTCAACCCGTCCCTGACCGCCATCGCCAACGCCCTGCGGGTCGGCGACCACCTCCTGGCCCGGCTGAACTGACCCCGGCCTCCGGGTCTGCGCCGACCGGAGGAAGATCCTCGGCCGAACGGCGCAACCGGCGCCCGCCCGGCAGGTCCCCCGCCACGGCCGGTGATTACGTGGGCGGTCGGTCCGGCCCGCTGCGGTCGGGGCGTGCCGGGGCCCGCTCGTCGAGGAGGCAGCACAACGTGGATTCCACCGTGGGCGCACCGCAGGGTGTGATTCCGGCTCATCTGCTGAAGGGTCAGAAGGCGCTGGTCACCGGCGCCAACTCCGGTATCGGGAAGGCGACCGCCATCGGACTCGGCAGGGCCGGCGCCGACGTGGTGGTCAACTACGTGGCCGACCGGGAGTCCGCCGAGGCGGTCGTCCGGGAGATCGCCTCGTTCGGGGTGCGCGCGGCGGCGTACGAGGCGGACGTGTCCCAGGAGGA
This window encodes:
- a CDS encoding GHMP kinase, which translates into the protein MIPATRRDSPAADRHGAGHAPCHHGEILQGVFLDAAGRRCAGLVTLPMGGPGSRAAFTRRPGTPPERLGVRPGDRTKAARAAALAVEECSRRCGEPPCGGELRLSGDIPVGLGMGSSTSDVIAAVRAVADSYGMRLPAAAVARLAVRAELACDPLMLDTRPVLFAQREGRVLEVLGHRLPPLVVVGCALGGGAPVDTLSLPARALDDHDVRAFERLRVLLRRAVATGDAALLGRVATASARRGQRLLRHPEFDALVGIAGRLEAVGVQIAHSGAVAGLLLDAAAPGLRHRIRGCVRALESEGIPVTRTFTTFPAPPGCSAPPGRADRADRPDLPNVPTTKESPSGPAHRGGHRPTGPDTPRRPARLPAL
- a CDS encoding pyridoxal-phosphate dependent enzyme produces the protein MDQHIAEAIGRPDLIRLDDRLVCLRFETMKVVSALAAVRHLLDTGAVRPGDTLLDSSSGIYAYALALACHRHGMRCHIVGSTTVDRTLRTQLAVLGATLEQMEPCSDLKLDQKRRVERVHEILAEHPSHHWMRQYHDDVHYLGYRAVADLIRRSARGAELTVVGGVGSGASTGALAHYLREEAPGTELVGVQPFGSVTFGAEHVADPEIIIAGIGSSIPFGNVRHASYDALHWISFDAALAGGVDLLRRHAVFAGLSSGAGYLAARWERDRSPGRTVLFVAADTGHRYVDTVYARHREAVPIGSLAPRQVTRREELALPWSRMDWNRADAPA
- a CDS encoding DUF6325 family protein; this encodes MSDDIETMGPVDYLIVEFPGNRMTGEGFPLLVDLVERNIIRILDLVFVRKDADGSVVALELKDAGGGEMDLSVFEGAASGLLGQDDIDEAGAALEAGSSAGILVYENVWAAPFARALRRGGAQLVAGGRIPVQALLASLDAMEA
- a CDS encoding SHOCT domain-containing protein encodes the protein MPGLLRGVARTAVVAGTATAVSNRVSRRQAGRWSQQEYEQQQAAAPPPPPQPAQAAPPPPPPPGDDMSSKLDQLQKLGELKAQGLLTEEEFAQQKARLLAG
- a CDS encoding chloride channel protein, whose product is MTAPRTPAPAEPPPEGDRLRDMLRTPGYLKLLVLCALIGIPVSLAAFWFLVALHELEHLVWADLPEALGWSGPPWWWPVPLLLLAGVLVGLVVTRMPGAGGHIPASGLHAGGATSAALPGVILAAVLSLPLGAALGPEAPLIALGGGLALLFRDLAQAPTTPQSTAILGAAGAAAAISAIFGNPLIGAVLLMEVAGVGGPQLFAIMLPALLSSGVGELVFTGFGRWTGLATGSLKLDLDGPFPRLDAPDVLWSLLLAVVLGVFMHLVLAGGRFASVYVARRPVAHTAVCAVAAGAAAALYALVTGNSPVDVASSGQAVMADMAADPQAWGIGALIAVLLCKGAAYALCLGSLRGGPVFPALFLGAAAGLLFAPLPGLGVIPGLAAGMAAATTCALRIPVSSVVLVVLLLGSGAMIPVIILASVVAFVVTELLPPGPEVAPVGLPVATRGAGAK
- a CDS encoding gluconokinase, GntK/IdnK-type, which produces MPAEAARPTPLVLVVGVSGSGKTTVARLLADRLGWPHRDADEFHSPANRAKMAAGHPLDDADRAPWLAAIGAWMDQEAGAHRPAVVTCSALKRSYRDRLLRGRPGARLVYLHGTPELVQARLGARHGHFFPPALLDSQFADLQEPGPDEHPVIVEVDQPPRAVAAAALSLLGLSAPSPPSEEAPMSAQTPRSAGPTGEQWELRHGGQRAFVVELGGALRHYEADGVALLDGFAADEPVTSGRGQILVPWPNRVGGGRYHFDGADLQLPLSEPERHNAIHGLLRWTPWRLLAHSGNAVRVGTTLHPQPGYPFLLEVFAEYRLDDDGLEVVVRAVNTGVARAPYGVGQHPYLTVGTGLVDTALLTVPARHRLTADDEGLPTGEVPVAGTEYDFRSARPIGAGALDTAFTGLAREADGRAVVRLAHPAGHRGTDLWLGEGTRYVQVYTGDTLAEPGRRRRGVAVEAMSCPADAFRTGSGLTVLEPGAGHTLRWGLRPWTATG
- a CDS encoding cyclase family protein, encoding MSAEDFRMLYERLRGTARPGPDGVRRGALRHLTPARVAAAAAGVRLGRTVSLAAPIETRPGPDDPEPAQHRMTGPAPGEAGAPGLHFALDRFAMNVHGDADSHLDALNHVLFDGELHGGVPAGDPAAPEVRSLSVDLVREGIVGRGVLLDVPRLRDVPWLEPGEHVTADDLTAAEAAQGVRVGPGDLLLVRVGHRRRRRELGPWEAAVARAGLHPSAMPFLAEREVAVLGGDGNNDTAPSAVADVAFPVHVLAVQAMGVHLMDYLQLEELAGACARAGRWSFLCVVAPLRLPGATGSPVNPIAVL
- a CDS encoding GMC oxidoreductase, which encodes MGDSPHYDVIIIGTGAGGGTLAHRLAPSGKRVLLLERGGYLPRERDNWDSSAVFVKGKYRAPEFWFDQHGNAFPPEVNYYVGGNTKFYGAALFRLRPEDFGEIRHHGGISPAWPLRYEDLEPYYTQAEHLYRVHGRHGEDPGEGPVSAQYAHPPVAHEPRIQQLSDDLERKGLHPFHLPIGVDLVQDADGRAAPSSACIRCDRVDGFPCLVRGKSDAQVVCVEPALEHPNVELITDARVVRLETDASGRSVTAAVARLADGSETRFRADVVVVSCGAVNSAALLLASAGDRHPRGLANSSGVVGRHYMRHNNLALMAVSREPNPTQFQKTLALHDWYLGADDWDFPLGGIQMLGKSDAAQIHGEAPRWAGAVTPDMPFEVLAHHAVDFWLCGEDLPMPDNRVTLDGAGAIHLALDEKNNTEGLNRLRHKLQGMLGHLGMHEHHLLPHSIYLHKGMPIGATAHQAGTVRFGTDPASSALDVNCKAHDLDNLYVVDTSFFPSIGAVNPSLTAIANALRVGDHLLARLN